Genomic DNA from Bacterioplanes sanyensis:
CGCGAAGAGTTTGACGTGGCGCTGATGCGCGCCATTGATGAGTATCAGCCTGACCTGATCGTTCTGGCGGGCTTTATGCGCATCCTAACGGCGGACTTTGTGCGCCGCTACCAAGGCCGCATGCTCAACATTCATCCGTCGTTGCTGCCGCACTACCCGGGCCTCAACACCCATCAGCGAGCGTTGGATAATGGCGATGCCAAACACGGCGTTACGGTGCACTTTGTCACCGAAGAGTTGGATGGCGGCCCCAATGCCATCCAAGCCGAAGTGCCTATTTACGATGGTGACAGTGTCGATAGCTTGCGTGCACGAGTGCAGCAGCAAGAGCATGTGATCTACCCCATAGCAGTCAAATGGTGTGTGCAAGGCCGCCTGAGCACCGATGGCAAAGCCGCGTTTTTGGATGGAACACAGCTTCCAGCCACTGGCGTGGTATTGACCAGCTAAGCCGTCGCCAAGCCTGTGCGGTGACGCTATAGTGGGCGCCTCATACGGAGGTGCCCATGTTCCATCGCTACCTAACAAGTTTGTGTTTGCTGCTGCTCAGCGGCTGGTCAATGGCCGATGCCACGCTCATTCCTTATCAGGCTGACTACACCACAGAATGGAAAGTGGGCTGGTTCAGCATCGACATCGACGCGCAACGCACCCTCAAGCAGCTGCCGGACAACCAATGGCAGTTATCTTTCCATGCCGAAACCGGCGCCGCGGCACTGACTGAAACCTCGGTGTTGTCCTATGCCAACGGCCGCCTATGGCCACAACACTATCAGTATCGCGCCAGTGGCTTATTCAACGAAAACGACCGCACACTGTCTTTTGATCACACCCAGCAACGTGTCATGGATGCTGAGTTGGACGACAAAATCTACAGCAACGGCTGGATTGCCCTAGAAGACGACGGCCCGTTGATTGCACCGCACGATAATCTGACGTACATGCAGCAAGCTGCCCTCGATTTGGCCGCAGGCGCGCAAGAGTTTGCCTATCCGGTGTTTGAAAAAAACAAAAGCAAGGTCTTTCGCTTTGCCGTAGTGGCCGAAGAAACGCTGGAGACCGCCATCGGCCCCTTAGCCACGGTCAAAGTCCAGCAGCTGCGCAGCAGCAACAAACGCCAGATATTTGCCTGGTTCTCCAAACAACACAATTACACACTGGTACGCTTGGTCGATCGAAAAGACGGTAAAAAGCGCTACCAGATCGACCTGCAACGCATCGACATGCAGCCGCTCAGCGCCAATGAGCCTGACGAGCAATAACCACGCAGGTTTTTCCTGTCTGGCAGCTGACGCGCCTGCGGCCCTCGGTTACACTGCGCCACCGCACAGATTTGCCATAGGACCCCCGCATGCGACTCAGCGACCGCGACATAGAACAGCGCCTGAATGACGGTAGTATCAGCATCACACCAGCGCCCTCTCCACAAGCCATTGCCGGTATCAGTGTTGATCTGCGCCTCGATCACCGCTTTCGCGTGTTCAGCAACAACTCGGTCACGCACCTGGACCTGTCGGGCGATCGCGACCAGCTAGAGCGCGACATCGATCGCATCATGAGCAAAGAAATCGAAATTGCCGAAGGCGATGCCTTGTTCATTCATCCAGGTGAACTGGTACTCGGTGCCACCCTAGAAGCCGTGCAGATTCCTGACGATTTAGTGGGCTGGCTGGACGGCCGCAGCTCCTTGGCGCGACTGGGGTTGATGGTGCACGTAACCGCCGGGCGCATTGATCCAGGCTGGGAAGGGCAAATCGTGTTGGAGTTCTACAACAATGGCAAACTGCCGCTGGCGCTGCGTCCTGGCATGGTGATTTGTGCCATGTCGTTTGAAACCCTCACCAGCCCTGCCATTCGTCCGTACAACAAACGCGTCGACGCCAAGTATCGTGGTCAACAGGGCGCCGTGTTTAGTCGCATCGCCAAGGATTAACAGACGCCCAATCGGTTAAAAAACCAACAACATCAACAAGTTAGAAACTTTTTTTAGAAAAAAGTGTTGACACAAACGGGGCACATAAACATAATGCGCCCCGTTCCAACGAAGTTCCCCGATAGCTCAGTTGGTAGAGCAGTAGACTGTTAATCTATTGGTCGCTGGTTCAAGTCCAGCTCGGGGAGCCACTTCTTTTTTCTCTTCTGTTTCAACATCTTACGTATTGTCTACCGCGACAGCCCTGATACACTGCGCCAGCGTTTGTTTCAGGAGATCATTGTGTCCAAGCGGTTCAGCCACTCTGTTGTAAACCTCTGCCTTAGCGTGCCGATATGCCTTGCTATCAGTGCCTGCATGACCACACCAACCAAACCGACAGCCACGCCGTCACCTCAGTATTCGCAACAGCAGCGACAACAAGCCAGCGAACAATTCCAAGCGACATGGCAACA
This window encodes:
- the purN gene encoding phosphoribosylglycinamide formyltransferase, yielding MIEERSAEQEEKPRLVILISGSGSNMEAIADQVRKGDIDADIAAVISNRPDVAGLQKAKDRDLQTQLVDHTQFASREEFDVALMRAIDEYQPDLIVLAGFMRILTADFVRRYQGRMLNIHPSLLPHYPGLNTHQRALDNGDAKHGVTVHFVTEELDGGPNAIQAEVPIYDGDSVDSLRARVQQQEHVIYPIAVKWCVQGRLSTDGKAAFLDGTQLPATGVVLTS
- a CDS encoding DUF3108 domain-containing protein, whose amino-acid sequence is MFHRYLTSLCLLLLSGWSMADATLIPYQADYTTEWKVGWFSIDIDAQRTLKQLPDNQWQLSFHAETGAAALTETSVLSYANGRLWPQHYQYRASGLFNENDRTLSFDHTQQRVMDAELDDKIYSNGWIALEDDGPLIAPHDNLTYMQQAALDLAAGAQEFAYPVFEKNKSKVFRFAVVAEETLETAIGPLATVKVQQLRSSNKRQIFAWFSKQHNYTLVRLVDRKDGKKRYQIDLQRIDMQPLSANEPDEQ
- the dcd gene encoding dCTP deaminase — protein: MRLSDRDIEQRLNDGSISITPAPSPQAIAGISVDLRLDHRFRVFSNNSVTHLDLSGDRDQLERDIDRIMSKEIEIAEGDALFIHPGELVLGATLEAVQIPDDLVGWLDGRSSLARLGLMVHVTAGRIDPGWEGQIVLEFYNNGKLPLALRPGMVICAMSFETLTSPAIRPYNKRVDAKYRGQQGAVFSRIAKD